A genomic stretch from Vibrio coralliilyticus includes:
- a CDS encoding amino acid ABC transporter permease → MKIHQFQPDLPPPANTVGVVGWLRKNLFNGPVNSILTVILAYLALSLLWTVFDWGILKADWVGTTRDACSRDGACWVFISVRWEQFMYGFYPQEELWRPRLFYITLAIFTVLLAYEKTPKRLWIWLFFVNIYPFIIAALLYGGVFGLEVVETHKWGGLLVTLIIALVGIVVSLPIGVALALGRRSEMPIIRSICTVYIEIWRGVPLITVLFMASVMLPLFLAEGSETDKLIRALIGVVMFSAAYMAEVVRGGLQAIPKGQYEAADALGLSYWKKMGLIVLPQALKITIPSIVNTFIGLFKDTSLVLIIGMFDVLGIGQAANTDPEWLGFATESYVFVALVFWVFCFGMSRYSIWLENKLHTGHKR, encoded by the coding sequence ATGAAGATACATCAATTTCAGCCAGATCTACCACCACCAGCTAATACGGTGGGCGTTGTAGGCTGGCTACGTAAAAACCTGTTTAATGGCCCAGTAAATTCGATCCTGACCGTGATTTTGGCCTATCTTGCCTTATCACTGTTATGGACTGTTTTCGATTGGGGAATTTTAAAAGCCGACTGGGTCGGAACCACACGTGATGCCTGTTCGCGTGATGGCGCTTGTTGGGTATTTATCAGTGTACGCTGGGAACAGTTCATGTACGGATTCTACCCTCAAGAAGAGCTTTGGCGCCCTCGCCTTTTTTACATTACGTTAGCAATCTTTACTGTATTGTTAGCCTACGAGAAGACTCCAAAACGTTTGTGGATATGGCTTTTCTTCGTCAACATCTATCCCTTTATCATCGCAGCATTGCTCTACGGTGGCGTATTTGGGCTAGAAGTGGTAGAAACACACAAATGGGGCGGATTGCTGGTTACGCTAATCATAGCGCTTGTCGGTATTGTTGTGTCTCTCCCTATTGGTGTAGCACTGGCGCTGGGTCGACGTTCTGAAATGCCAATCATTCGAAGCATCTGTACCGTCTACATAGAGATTTGGCGTGGCGTACCGCTCATCACGGTTCTTTTCATGGCATCAGTAATGCTTCCACTGTTTCTTGCGGAAGGCTCTGAAACCGACAAACTTATTCGCGCTTTAATTGGTGTGGTTATGTTTAGTGCTGCGTATATGGCGGAAGTCGTTCGTGGTGGATTACAGGCAATCCCTAAAGGCCAATATGAGGCGGCTGATGCATTAGGGCTAAGTTACTGGAAGAAAATGGGCTTGATTGTTCTTCCTCAAGCATTGAAGATTACCATTCCATCCATTGTAAATACCTTTATTGGGCTGTTTAAAGACACCAGTCTAGTACTAATTATTGGTATGTTTGATGTGCTAGGAATCGGCCAAGCAGCAAACACTGACCCAGAATGGCTTGGGTTTGCAACAGAAAGTTATGTATTTGTCGCGTTAGTGTTCTGGGTATTTTGTTTCGGCATGTCGAGATATTCGATATGGCTAGAGAACAAACTTCATACCGGTCACAAACGATAA